The sequence ACCAAGATATCCTGCCTCTGCCAAGCCGATGCCACCACCAAATGCAACGCCTTCCAAACCAAGCTCTTCGAAACCTAGCTCATCCAAGGGAAAGTGCCCTACTGCTGAAGAACCTGTTCCTGAGTCAACACAACCTAAGCCAAGGTCTGTTCCATTGTGTTCACAAAGAGGTAACCCTCGTCTCCCTCTCAAATCAgttagagaaccagacattgatccttttgctcacAAATCTCACTTCATGACTTCTCACTCAAACTATAACTCCCATCgattcaaatctgccatgaaccACGATTTTTATGAAGGAGAGATTCAGTATCGTACTATGTGCCCCCccttttcttgctgatttaccaactttgaaaaagaaaggttttccttttgttgaaaatctagaatttttagactggaatcaccttttcaaaatcaaaaaaccTGTGTATCCTCTGTTGGTtaaagagttttatgcaaatatgACTTACCATGAAGGAAGTGTACATTCTTATGTTAAGGGCAGAGACATTGTTTTAAATGATGAAACAATCAGTGATTCTTTAAAGTACACTGATGTTGGGCCGTGTGCTTATACATCTGTAAAGTGGGATGAAGGGGTTGGTATATCTTACCATGATGCTTTGGCTCatatttgtgaacatgtttcctTAATTGATGGCATCACACCCACTCATAAAGTCCTAGGATATGAACGTGCTTAGTTGCACCGAATTGTCAACTACATCTtacttcctcaaagtggttcatatcaaagggtttcctacACAGACACACTTGTTTTGTATGCCCTAATCACAAAAACAGAAATCTCTTTTGCCTATTTGATGGctagatacatgtttgattctgttaGAAGTGAGAAAGATAAAGCACTACCTTATGGCATATTtttaacttgcatatttgagcattttggtgttgacctatcaaatgaggattatgaaaatagacattcatacctAAAAGGGGGTAGTTCAGTGAAATAACAAAAGGAAACCACTCGTTCAGAGAAAGTTGtattggatgatgatgatgatgactttatCCCTGAGGAatctcctcctccttccaccGAGGGTAACTCCATCTCTACTAGCCAGAAATCTGCTCTGCTGAATGTTGTAAAGGATGTTGTTCAGGAGTTTGTCTCCCAATCTAATCACATGATTTCTATGAGCAAATAGCAAAGAAAGCTAGCCAGCAAACATGAGAACTTCCTCCGAAAGTCAAGAGATAGAGTGGCTGTGTTCATGACTTTCACAGATAACCTTCAAAAGTATGAAGACCCTGCCACTGATGCTGATGAAGAAGTTGATTCGGAGGAAAATGGTTTGGATGCCTAGGGTTGCTACATGACGCTGCTGCTGACTGctgtttttgtctcatgaattctgtttattttgctactttgGGGCTTATGTTTCCTATTTCTGGATGACTGTAATATCTTAACAACTGCTGACATTACTTTTAATTTATTAGATATTTTGAACTGTGTTCTAACACCTTCTTGCAGGTTTAAGGTGATGTCTTTGTTGATCTTGCTTATtatccacccttgatgacaaaagggggagtaataggtGCAATAGCTGGAATGCTGAATGATAAATTGACTAAAGTTGTCTTTGATTATTTTTTTGACTAAAGTTGTCTTTGAATGAGGTTGGAAACTTGCTTTATGATATGTTGCTGTATTGACCCTGACCTTGACATGTTAATGCTCTGTTTTGGCTAAAATACTAGTTGCTTCATCTTTGGTTAGTATAAAGTATCTGCTTGGTTCCAAATAAGCATATGTAaacaggaaagaagagaagagcataAATCCATGAGGAGCTACTCTTGAAAAAGAAAGGGGGACCAATCATACGACGGAAATCAGCcagttaagaatttataatataagaacagcgttgtaaGCACAGCTCTTAACCAActaaaatctgcttatcaatttagaaaggttctcataaaattagaataaaaatactgggagtatgaatcccaggtcgtctcccaacgagttgacaaaagggtgctatcttattaatcaggagttttccgagaaattttgagagttgaataacagaaaataaataattgtaaattagcgcaatgaaaattaaaagagatatatttattcaaaataaaaagccttgaccgggggaatgattaattgaaagttctatccttattggaattttctcaagtgtagcatcaagaggttgttgttttcacttagttaacccttactaaataaaggaaagtcaagtgattgagctaactcttattcgcaaatcctaatcctctcccttgggaaggactagcattagtaaatagagaattagccaacaacttccaatttaactaatcacttgagcattccaacttaagggtctccttttaatcaacccccaagtcaagttgggagtctactccattgacatgaaaattacttgcatagaattaaaaaggaaataaaaggaagacatgataaataataactgaaaattaattaaaagtaaaagtaatcctttgcattaataaattctagaaacaatccaattgtaactctgaacaaagattaaggatatggaagagtaagggaataagaaacaaactagaatagcaacttcaatggaggtaatgactcttcttatATCCAAAAgcgaaagcataaaactagaaatctatgaatgtaaaagaaaacctagaggacgAGTAATTTTTCTCTTAGATCTccaactaaaactaaaactatgctaatgagaatgtgtgttgagtctctgctcgtcccctggctctagtctatatttctgggccagaaactgggtccaaattcggcccaaaattgcccccagcactttctgcaatttctgtagatcgcgcatgtcacgtgtacgcgtcaggcacgcgcacgcgttgttgtgcaaactccaattcacgcacacacgtgagccatgcgtgcgcgtcgctcctcgctgattgtctcctttatttcttgtgctccttctatttttgcaagcttcctctccatcctctaagccattcctgccctataaagcctgaaaacacttaacgcacagatcacggcatcaaatggtataaaggggaattaaaatacacaaattaaaggcttaggaagcaagttttcaaccatagaacaaaactaggaaggaattgtaagaccatgcaatttgtataaataagtgtgcaaagacttgatgaaaccactcaattgagcata is a genomic window of Arachis ipaensis cultivar K30076 chromosome B06, Araip1.1, whole genome shotgun sequence containing:
- the LOC107647029 gene encoding extensin-like, yielding MRKKTIVKRPPREKVYKLPSKTKPSTRSRDQTFTPSPSPPTSPPRSNPMAQTKTTPRYPASAKPMPPPNATPSKPSSSKPSSSKGKCPTAEEPVPESTQPKPRSVPLCSQRGNPRLPLKSVREPDIDPFAHKSHFMTSHSNYNSHRFKSAMNHDFYEGEIQYRTMCPPFSC